In Pongo pygmaeus isolate AG05252 chromosome 13, NHGRI_mPonPyg2-v2.0_pri, whole genome shotgun sequence, one genomic interval encodes:
- the TPM2 gene encoding tropomyosin beta chain isoform X4 produces the protein MDAIKKKMQMLKLDKENAIDRAEQAEADKKQAEDRCKQLEEEQQALQKKLKGTEDEVEKYSESVKEAQEKLEQAEKKATDAEADVASLNRRIQLVEEELDRAQERLATALQKLEEAEKAADESERGMKVIENRAMKDEEKMELQEMQLKEAKHIAEDSDRKYEEVARKLVILEGELERSEERAEVAESKCGDLEEELKIVTNNLKSLEAQADKYSTKEDKYEEEIKLLEEKLKEAETRAEFAERSVAKLEKTIDDLEETLASAKEENVEIHQTLDQTLLELNNL, from the exons ATGGACGCCATCAAGAAGAAGATGCAGATGCTGAAGCTGGACAAGGAGAACGCCATCGACCGCGCCGAGCAGGCCGAAGCCGACAAGAAGCAAGCTGAGGACCGCTGCAAGCAG ctggaggaggagcagcaggcCCTCCAGAAGAAGCTGAAGGGGACAGAGGATGAGGTGGAAAAGTATTCTGAATCCGTGAAGGAGGCCCAGGAGAAACTGGAGCAGGCCGAGAAGAAGGCCACTGAT GCTGAGGCAGATGTGGCCTCCCTGAACCGCCGCATTCAGCTGGTTGAGGAGGAGCTGGACCGGGCCCAGGAGCGCCTGGCTACAGCCCTGCAGAAGCTGGAGGAGGCCGAGAAGGCGGCTGATGAGAGCGAGAG AGGAATGAAGGTCATCGAAAACCGGGCCATGAAGGATGAGGAGAAGATGGAACTGCAGGAGATGCAGCTGAAGGAGGCCAAGCACATCGCTGAGGATTCAGACCGCAAATATGAAGAG GTGGCCAGGAAGCTGGTGATCCTGGAAGGAGAGCTGGAGCGCTCGGAGGAGAGAGCTGAGGTGGCCGAGAG TAAATGTGGGGACCTAGAGGAGGAGCTGAAAATTGTTACCAACAACTTGAAATCCCTGGAGGCCCAGGCGGACAAG TATTCCACCAAAGAAGATAAATATGAAGAGGAGATCAAACTGTTGGAGGAGAAGCTGAAGGAG GCTGAGACCCGAGCAGAGTTTGCCGAGAGGTCTGTGGCAAAGTTGGAGAAAACCATCGATGACCTAGAAG
- the TPM2 gene encoding tropomyosin beta chain isoform X1: MDAIKKKMQMLKLDKENAIDRAEQAEADKKQAEDRCKQLEEEQQALQKKLKGTEDEVEKYSESVKEAQEKLEQAEKKATDAEADVASLNRRIQLVEEELDRAQERLATALQKLEEAEKAADESERGMKVIENRAMKDEEKMELQEMQLKEAKHIAEDSDRKYEEVARKLVILEGELERSEERAEVAESRARQLEEELRTMDQALKSLMASEEEVVTPLNLSGQWRLLSAHLPSISAPQAALSQLLGIRKGLGLLSPACCHSHNFALLFSPPPIPRCAISTVWLRCALTPCPPPATHPLQ; the protein is encoded by the exons ATGGACGCCATCAAGAAGAAGATGCAGATGCTGAAGCTGGACAAGGAGAACGCCATCGACCGCGCCGAGCAGGCCGAAGCCGACAAGAAGCAAGCTGAGGACCGCTGCAAGCAG ctggaggaggagcagcaggcCCTCCAGAAGAAGCTGAAGGGGACAGAGGATGAGGTGGAAAAGTATTCTGAATCCGTGAAGGAGGCCCAGGAGAAACTGGAGCAGGCCGAGAAGAAGGCCACTGAT GCTGAGGCAGATGTGGCCTCCCTGAACCGCCGCATTCAGCTGGTTGAGGAGGAGCTGGACCGGGCCCAGGAGCGCCTGGCTACAGCCCTGCAGAAGCTGGAGGAGGCCGAGAAGGCGGCTGATGAGAGCGAGAG AGGAATGAAGGTCATCGAAAACCGGGCCATGAAGGATGAGGAGAAGATGGAACTGCAGGAGATGCAGCTGAAGGAGGCCAAGCACATCGCTGAGGATTCAGACCGCAAATATGAAGAG GTGGCCAGGAAGCTGGTGATCCTGGAAGGAGAGCTGGAGCGCTCGGAGGAGAGAGCTGAGGTGGCCGAGAG CCGAGCCAGACAGCTGGAGGAGGAACTTCGAACCATGGACCAGGCCCTCAAGTCCCTGATGGCCTCAGAGGAGGAGGTAGTGACCCCTCTGAACCTTTCTGGGCAATGGCGCCTTCTCTCAGCTCACCTTCCCTCCATCTCAGCACCACAGGCTGCTCTTTCTCAGCTGCTGGGGATCAGGAAGGGCCTGGGGCTTCTGAGCCCTGCCTGCTGTCACTCTCACAACTttgctcttctcttctctcctccaccCATCCCCCGCTGTGCCATCTCCACTGTCTGGCTTCGCTGTGCCCTCACACCCTGCCCCCCCCCCGCCACACACCCCCTGCAGTAA
- the TPM2 gene encoding tropomyosin beta chain isoform X2 produces the protein MDAIKKKMQMLKLDKENAIDRAEQAEADKKQAEDRCKQLEEEQQALQKKLKGTEDEVEKYSESVKEAQEKLEQAEKKATDAEADVASLNRRIQLVEEELDRAQERLATALQKLEEAEKAADESERGMKVIENRAMKDEEKMELQEMQLKEAKHIAEDSDRKYEEVARKLVILEGELERSEERAEVAESRARQLEEELRTMDQALKSLMASEEEYSTKEDKYEEEIKLLEEKLKEAETRAEFAERSVAKLEKTIDDLEETLASAKEENVEIHQTLDQTLLELNNL, from the exons ATGGACGCCATCAAGAAGAAGATGCAGATGCTGAAGCTGGACAAGGAGAACGCCATCGACCGCGCCGAGCAGGCCGAAGCCGACAAGAAGCAAGCTGAGGACCGCTGCAAGCAG ctggaggaggagcagcaggcCCTCCAGAAGAAGCTGAAGGGGACAGAGGATGAGGTGGAAAAGTATTCTGAATCCGTGAAGGAGGCCCAGGAGAAACTGGAGCAGGCCGAGAAGAAGGCCACTGAT GCTGAGGCAGATGTGGCCTCCCTGAACCGCCGCATTCAGCTGGTTGAGGAGGAGCTGGACCGGGCCCAGGAGCGCCTGGCTACAGCCCTGCAGAAGCTGGAGGAGGCCGAGAAGGCGGCTGATGAGAGCGAGAG AGGAATGAAGGTCATCGAAAACCGGGCCATGAAGGATGAGGAGAAGATGGAACTGCAGGAGATGCAGCTGAAGGAGGCCAAGCACATCGCTGAGGATTCAGACCGCAAATATGAAGAG GTGGCCAGGAAGCTGGTGATCCTGGAAGGAGAGCTGGAGCGCTCGGAGGAGAGAGCTGAGGTGGCCGAGAG CCGAGCCAGACAGCTGGAGGAGGAACTTCGAACCATGGACCAGGCCCTCAAGTCCCTGATGGCCTCAGAGGAGGAG TATTCCACCAAAGAAGATAAATATGAAGAGGAGATCAAACTGTTGGAGGAGAAGCTGAAGGAG GCTGAGACCCGAGCAGAGTTTGCCGAGAGGTCTGTGGCAAAGTTGGAGAAAACCATCGATGACCTAGAAG
- the TPM2 gene encoding tropomyosin beta chain isoform X5 produces MDAIKKKMQMLKLDKENAIDRAEQAEADKKQAEDRCKQLEEEQQALQKKLKGTEDEVEKYSESVKEAQEKLEQAEKKATDAEADVASLNRRIQLVEEELDRAQERLATALQKLEEAEKAADESERGMKVIENRAMKDEEKMELQEMQLKEAKHIAEDSDRKYEEVARKLVILEGELERSEERAEVAESKCGDLEEELKIVTNNLKSLEAQADKYSTKEDKYEEEIKLLEEKLKEAETRAEFAERSVAKLEKTIDDLEDEVYAQKMKYKAISEELDNALNDITSL; encoded by the exons ATGGACGCCATCAAGAAGAAGATGCAGATGCTGAAGCTGGACAAGGAGAACGCCATCGACCGCGCCGAGCAGGCCGAAGCCGACAAGAAGCAAGCTGAGGACCGCTGCAAGCAG ctggaggaggagcagcaggcCCTCCAGAAGAAGCTGAAGGGGACAGAGGATGAGGTGGAAAAGTATTCTGAATCCGTGAAGGAGGCCCAGGAGAAACTGGAGCAGGCCGAGAAGAAGGCCACTGAT GCTGAGGCAGATGTGGCCTCCCTGAACCGCCGCATTCAGCTGGTTGAGGAGGAGCTGGACCGGGCCCAGGAGCGCCTGGCTACAGCCCTGCAGAAGCTGGAGGAGGCCGAGAAGGCGGCTGATGAGAGCGAGAG AGGAATGAAGGTCATCGAAAACCGGGCCATGAAGGATGAGGAGAAGATGGAACTGCAGGAGATGCAGCTGAAGGAGGCCAAGCACATCGCTGAGGATTCAGACCGCAAATATGAAGAG GTGGCCAGGAAGCTGGTGATCCTGGAAGGAGAGCTGGAGCGCTCGGAGGAGAGAGCTGAGGTGGCCGAGAG TAAATGTGGGGACCTAGAGGAGGAGCTGAAAATTGTTACCAACAACTTGAAATCCCTGGAGGCCCAGGCGGACAAG TATTCCACCAAAGAAGATAAATATGAAGAGGAGATCAAACTGTTGGAGGAGAAGCTGAAGGAG GCTGAGACCCGAGCAGAGTTTGCCGAGAGGTCTGTGGCAAAGTTGGAGAAAACCATCGATGACCTAGAAG ATGAAGTCTATGCCCAGAAGATGAAGTACAAGGCCATTAGTGAGGAACTGGACAACGCACTCAATGACATCACCTCCCTCTGA
- the TPM2 gene encoding tropomyosin beta chain isoform X3 translates to MDAIKKKMQMLKLDKENAIDRAEQAEADKKQAEDRCKQLEEEQQALQKKLKGTEDEVEKYSESVKEAQEKLEQAEKKATDAEADVASLNRRIQLVEEELDRAQERLATALQKLEEAEKAADESERGMKVIENRAMKDEEKMELQEMQLKEAKHIAEDSDRKYEEVARKLVILEGELERSEERAEVAESRARQLEEELRTMDQALKSLMASEEEYSTKEDKYEEEIKLLEEKLKEAETRAEFAERSVAKLEKTIDDLEDEVYAQKMKYKAISEELDNALNDITSL, encoded by the exons ATGGACGCCATCAAGAAGAAGATGCAGATGCTGAAGCTGGACAAGGAGAACGCCATCGACCGCGCCGAGCAGGCCGAAGCCGACAAGAAGCAAGCTGAGGACCGCTGCAAGCAG ctggaggaggagcagcaggcCCTCCAGAAGAAGCTGAAGGGGACAGAGGATGAGGTGGAAAAGTATTCTGAATCCGTGAAGGAGGCCCAGGAGAAACTGGAGCAGGCCGAGAAGAAGGCCACTGAT GCTGAGGCAGATGTGGCCTCCCTGAACCGCCGCATTCAGCTGGTTGAGGAGGAGCTGGACCGGGCCCAGGAGCGCCTGGCTACAGCCCTGCAGAAGCTGGAGGAGGCCGAGAAGGCGGCTGATGAGAGCGAGAG AGGAATGAAGGTCATCGAAAACCGGGCCATGAAGGATGAGGAGAAGATGGAACTGCAGGAGATGCAGCTGAAGGAGGCCAAGCACATCGCTGAGGATTCAGACCGCAAATATGAAGAG GTGGCCAGGAAGCTGGTGATCCTGGAAGGAGAGCTGGAGCGCTCGGAGGAGAGAGCTGAGGTGGCCGAGAG CCGAGCCAGACAGCTGGAGGAGGAACTTCGAACCATGGACCAGGCCCTCAAGTCCCTGATGGCCTCAGAGGAGGAG TATTCCACCAAAGAAGATAAATATGAAGAGGAGATCAAACTGTTGGAGGAGAAGCTGAAGGAG GCTGAGACCCGAGCAGAGTTTGCCGAGAGGTCTGTGGCAAAGTTGGAGAAAACCATCGATGACCTAGAAG ATGAAGTCTATGCCCAGAAGATGAAGTACAAGGCCATTAGTGAGGAACTGGACAACGCACTCAATGACATCACCTCCCTCTGA